The genomic DNA ACTGTCCCGAGCCGTAGGGCTGCTCTTGTCGTCCCGCGCCCCGGGACGAGCGCACTGTCTGCCTGGGCCGGAACGCCGATCGGCGGCACCCGGGTCAGCCAAAACGCCGACGCCGCCACGAGGACCGCGGTCGCCGCGAAGAGGGCGGGGAATCCGGCCAGGGTGCTCAGAAGCTCGGCCCCGGCTGGGGCCACGGCCTGGGTCAGGAGCGTCACCACCCCCAGGTAGCCCAGGTGCTTGGCCCGCTCCTGGGGAGGGCACGACTGGGCGATCCAGGCGTTGGCGGAGACGAAGTACAGGCAAAACCCGACCCCCTGGAGCATCCGCAGGGCCGCAATGCCCCCCAGGCCGGTCACCGCGAGCATGCCGAGGCAGCTCGCTCCCGAGGCTGCGCAGCCGGCGAGCATGAGCCGCCGGGTGTCGAGGCGTTCTCCCACCCAGTAGAGCCCCGCCAGCGCCGCCGCGTTCGAGACCCCCATGGCCGCCATCACGGCCCCCACCGCAGCCTCGGACGCGCCCAGGCCCGTGAGGTAGACGGGGAGGAAGAAGTACGCCCCGTGGACAGCGAGGAACAGGACGTTGGCGGCGTAGAGGGGGATCAACTGGGCTGTCCTTCTTTGGCCGGCTTCTCTTTGCCTCGGGCAGACGGCAGATGTAAGATGCTTCTTGCGTGATGTAATAGGAGGTGACCCATGGTGCGGACCCAGATTTCCCTGTCGGAGGAGCAGTATCGCTTCCTCAAGGGCTTGTCCCGGGGTTCCGGGGAGTCCATGTCGGAGCTCATTCGCCAGGCCCTCGAGGAGTTGAGGCGCTGCCGCAAGCAGCCCGTAGACCGCGCGCT from Thermodesulfobacteriota bacterium includes the following:
- a CDS encoding MFS transporter encodes the protein MIPLYAANVLFLAVHGAYFFLPVYLTGLGASEAAVGAVMAAMGVSNAAALAGLYWVGERLDTRRLMLAGCAASGASCLGMLAVTGLGGIAALRMLQGVGFCLYFVSANAWIAQSCPPQERAKHLGYLGVVTLLTQAVAPAGAELLSTLAGFPALFAATAVLVAASAFWLTRVPPIGVPAQADSALVPGRGTTRAALRLGTVALLGGAGYGAVLLFSPLLLRSRGIVPLSLFFTAYALAAAGVRIVGRNWASRWGNLRLARWCFLLLGGATLLLAQSRTALSFAGASALFGVGHGLMYPAVAAHAVGALPGGSVRALTLWAGGFMIGVSLGAYLAGEVAERHTVAAAVGWAAVLPLLAWALLGPLPGRRSA
- a CDS encoding ribbon-helix-helix protein, CopG family; the protein is MVRTQISLSEEQYRFLKGLSRGSGESMSELIRQALEELRRCRKQPVDRALEVLGAFQADREDVSLRHDDYFAEEAER